From one Choloepus didactylus isolate mChoDid1 chromosome 24, mChoDid1.pri, whole genome shotgun sequence genomic stretch:
- the LOC119520115 gene encoding zinc finger protein 596-like encodes MKTLESVTFNDIAIDFSTEEWNLMDTTQRKLFRDVMLESINHLVSVGYQLCKSEVVSQLEHGEELWRQGLGFLQGKSPGMENDHENEEMITMPHICNKDMSVIQSKQHISYTGGDLFERDDLEEDFIHSTLTDIGVNPYLNEQFQKPINYQSFFSRHKQIQTGHKSYDYHLCGKDFISISALRQYERSCTGEKPYVCHICGKDFTHNSTLRQHERTHTGEKPYVCHLCEKAFSDNSTLRRHERTHTGEKPYICYLCGKSFSQCYNLKQHERTHTGEKPHVCHLCGKSFTQRGNLRQHESAHTGEKPYVCHICGKGFTYRSTHRQHVRTHTGEKPYICHQCGKSFSQCRSLRQHGRTHTG; translated from the exons ATGAAAACACTG gaatcagtgaccttcaatgACATAGCTATAGACTTTTCCACAGAAGAATGGAACTTAATGGATACAACCCAGAGAAAGCTtttcagagatgttatgctggagaGTATCAATCATCTGGTGTCTGTGG GGTATCAACTCTGCAAATCAGAAGTGGTTTCCCAGTTGGAGCATGGAGAGGAACTGTGGAGACAAGGGTTAGGATTTCTCCAAGGAAAGAGTCCAG gcATGGAAAATGAccatgaaaatgaagaaatgataaCCATGCCCCATATCTGCAATAAGGATATGTCCGTCATCCAGTCAAAG CAGCATATTTCTTACACTGGAGGGGATCTCTTTGAAAGGGATGATTTGGAAGAAGATTTCATCCACTCCACATTGACTGACATTGGAGTGAACCCCTATCTGAATGAGCAATTTCAAAAACCTATCAATTACCAGTCATTCTTTAGTAGACATAAGCAAATTCAGACTGGGCATAAGTCATATGACTACCATCTATGTGGAAAAGACTTCATAAGCATTTCTGCCCTTAGACAATATGAGAGAAGTtgcactggggagaaaccatatgtctgccatatatgtgggaaagacttcactcaTAATTCTACCCTCAGACAACATGAGAggacacacactggagagaaaccatatgtctgtcATCTATGTGAGAAAGCCTTCAGTGATAATTCTACCCTCAGAAGACATGAGAGAacacatactggagagaaaccatatatttgctatctatgtgggaaatccttcagtcaatgttACAACCTCAAGCAACATGAgaggactcacactggagagaaaccacatgtctgccatctatgtgggaaatccttcactcaacgtggtaaccttaggcaacatgagagtgcacacactggggagaaaccatatgtatgCCATATATGTGGGAAAGGCTTCACTTATAGGTCTACCCACAGACAACAtgtgagaactcacactggagagaaaccatatatctgccatcaatgtgggaaatccttcagtcaatgtaGGAGCCTTAGGCAACAtgggagaactcacactgggTAG